The following proteins are co-located in the Paralichthys olivaceus isolate ysfri-2021 chromosome 2, ASM2471397v2, whole genome shotgun sequence genome:
- the lsm3 gene encoding U6 snRNA-associated Sm-like protein LSm3 — translation MADEVEQQPTTNTVEEPLDLIRLSLDERIYVKMRNDRELRGRLHAYDQHLNMILGDVEETVTTVEIDEETYEELYKSTKRNIPMLFVRGDGVVLVAPPLRVG, via the exons ATGGCGGACGAGGTGGAGCAG CAACCGACGACCAACACGGTGGAGGAGCCGCTGGATCTGATCAGACTCAGTCTCGATGAGCGAATCTACGTCAAGATGAGGAACGACAGGGAGCTCCGCGGCCGACTGCAT GCCTACGATCAGCATCTGAACATGATCCTGGGTGATGTGGAGGAGACGGTGACGACGGTGGAGATTGACGAGGAGACATACGAAGAACTTTACAAG TCGACCAAGAGGAACATCCCCATGCTGTTTGTCAGAGGAGACGGCGTGGTGCTCGTAGCTCCGCCCCTCAGGGTGGGCTAA
- the abraa gene encoding actin-binding Rho-activating protein, with the protein MSSGGTTTASPQEPQAFKRAVRKIKCAAMVANLAKSWQGWANEHTDKQDAIPSGWMPSSVEDEDEKERKHLVKLTVTPRVIAADASDSSGKIRTCSVTKTVQPKRSECSSTDVLNAIRGKMESGPEESKPFLGNESPTRRRQMRLLQSAGRGVIQDRKLMLQETKLGSRSSSVDTEDSGLGEEAGLSDNSEFKTDPGDTQSKKQTNKPKIKIATMGDIKSRWQQWSNQHMEGQKLNPFSEEFDHDYAMAQRLRKGDSGYGRPKDGSKTAERGDRAQKHIYREMEEMVWIIRDMGFKDKEGRTVISFGRLFDRYVKISDKVVGILLRCRKHKMLDFDGEMLWKGQDDGVIITLRD; encoded by the exons ATGAGTAGCGGAGGCACCACCACAGCTTCACCACAGGAGCCTCAGGCTTTCAAACGAGCTGTGCGGAAGATAAAATGCGCAGCTATGGTGGCCAACTTGGCGAAGAGCTGGCAGGGATGGGCCAACGAACACACAGACAAGCAGGATGCTATCCCGAGCGGCTGGATGCCTTCATCTGTCGAGGACGAAGACGAGAAAGAACGCAAGCATCTGGTCAAACTTACCGTCACCCCACGTGTTATCGCAGCTGACGCTTCCGACAGTAGCGGGAAAATTAGGACCTGTTCTGTCACCAAGACCGTCCAGCCAAAGCGCAGCGAGTGCAGCAGCACTGATGTGTTAAATGCCATCCGCGGCAAGATGGAGTCAGGTCCCGAGGAGAGCAAGCCGTTCTTGGGTAACGAGTCACCAACACGGCGGCGCCAAATGAGGTTACTACAGAGCGCAGGAAGAGGGGTCATCCAAGACAGGAAGCTGATGCTCCAGGAGACGAAGCTGGGGTCCAGGAGCAGCAGTGTGGACACAGAGGACAGTGGACTGGGAGAGGAGGCCGGGCTCAGCGACAACAGTGAATTCAAAACTGACCCGGGTGACACTCAGTCcaagaaacaaaccaacaagcCCAAG aTCAAGATCGCCACGATGGGCGACATCAAAAGCCGCTGGCAGCAGTGGTCCAATCAGCACATGGAGGGCCAGAAGCTCAACCCCTTCAGTGAGGAGTTCGACCACGACTACGCGATGGCCCAGCGCCTCCGCAAGGGCGACTCCGGCTACGGTCGACCCAAAGATGGTTCTAAGACGGCGGAGAGGGGCGACCGGGCCCAGAAACACATCTacagggagatggaggagatggtgTGGATTATCAGAGACATGGGCTTCAAAGATAAAGAGGGGAGGACCGTCATTAGCTTCGGCCGGCTCTTCGACCGCTACGTGAAGATCTCGGACAAGGTGGTGGGAATCCTGCTGCGGTGCCGCAAACACAAGATGCTGGACTTTGACGGGGAAATGCTGTGGAAAGGACAGGACGACGGCGTTATCATCACACTGAGGGACTGA